Proteins co-encoded in one Malus sylvestris chromosome 7, drMalSylv7.2, whole genome shotgun sequence genomic window:
- the LOC126627708 gene encoding putative pentatricopeptide repeat-containing protein At5g52630: MIYTAIEKRKLVMNKFNSIFFNYSHQSRFNHRGLTRFLSSTVDSTESKFHSNLLLNELSKSGRVDEARQMFDKMPSRDEFSWNTMIAAYANSGRLAEAKQLFDATPSKNSITWSSLISGYCRNESESEAFELFWRMQFEGHKPSQYTLGSVLRLCSTLGLLQRGALVHGYMTKTQFDNNIFVVTGLVDMYAKCKRISEAEYLFETLFDRKNHVLWTVMLTGYSQNGDGFKAMKFFRDMRAEGVESNQFTFPSVLTASASVLAHSFGAQVHGCVVQSGLGANVFVQSSLVDMYVKCGDLNSAKKALRSMEVDDVVSWNSMIVGCVRQGFAEEALSLFKDMRSREMKIDHFTYPSVLNSFAVMKDMTNAMSIHCLIIKTGFDVYQLVGNALVDMYAKQGNIDAAVEVFKCMSDKDVISWTSLITGYVRNGSHEKALRLFCEMRTAGIYPDQFVIASALSASAELTVLEFGQQIHANFIKSGLQASLSVDNSFVAMYAKCGCIEDANKVFDSMQVQDVITWTALIVGYAQNGRGKESLKFYDQMILTGAEPDFITFIGLIFACSHAGLLEKGRYYFELMSRVYGIQPGSEHYACMIDLLGRSGKLNEAEALVNKMVVEPDGTVWKALLAACRVHGNIELGERAAMNLFKLEPLNAVPYVQLSNMYSAASRWEDAARIRRLMKSKGILKEPGCSWIETNSQVHTFMSEDRSHSRTAEIYSKVDEIMMLIKEAGYVPDMNFALHDMDKEGKELGLAYHSEKLAVAFGLLTTPPGAPIRIFKNLRVCGDCHTAMKFISKVYLRHIILRDSNCFHHFKEGNCSCDDYW; the protein is encoded by the coding sequence ATGATCTACACGGCCATTGAAAAGCGAAAGCTGGTTATgaacaaattcaattcaatttttttcaattattcCCATCAATCCAGATTCAATCACAGAGGACTGACCCGTTTCCTCAGCAGCACTGTGGATTCAACGGAGTCTAAGTTTCACTCCAATTTACTTCTCAATGAGCTGTCTAAATCCGGCCGAGTCGACGAGGCGCGCCAGATGTTCGATAAAATGCCGAGCAGGGATGAGTTTTCTTGGAACACTATGATAGCTGCTTATGCTAACTCAGGAAGACTAGCTGAAGCAAAACAACTCTTTGATGCGACCCCAAGTAAAAACTCCATCACATGGTCGTCATTGATATCTGGGTACTGCCGAAATGAGAGCGAAAGTGAAGCTTTCGAGTTGTTTTGGCGAATGCAGTTCGAGGGGCATAAGCCCAGCCAGTACACGTTGGGCAGTGTTCTGAGGTTGTGTTCAACACTGGGTTTGCTCCAGAGAGGTGCGCTTGTTCATGGTTATATGACAAAGACCCAATTTGACAATAATATTTTCGTTGTCACGGGTTTGGTGGACATGTATGCAAAGTGCAAGCGCATTTCAGAAGCTGAGTatctctttgagactctgtttgataggaaaaaccacGTTTTGTGGACTGTCATGCTTACTGGGTACTCTCAGAATGGTGATGGGTTTAAGGCAATGAAGTTTTTCCGAGACATGCGAGCAGAAGGGGTTGAATCCAATCAGTTTACGTTCCCTAGTGTATTGACAGCTTCTGCGTCGGTCTTAGCACATAGTTTCGGAGCTCAGGTGCACGGATGTGTTGTTCAGAGTGGTCTCGGAGCTAATGTGTTTGTCCAAAGTTCCTTGGTTGACATGTATGTCAAATGTGGAGACCTTAATAGTGCAAAGAAGGCATTGAGAAGCATGGAGGTTGACGATGTTGTTTCTTGGAACTCCATGATTGTGGGTTGTGTAAGGCAGGGGTTTGCAGAAGAAGCTTTGTCCTTGTTTAAAGATATGCGGTCGAGAGAAATGAAGATTGATCATTTTACGTATCCATCTGTTCTAAACTCCTTTGCTGTGATGAAGGACATGACAAATGCAATGTCTATCCATTGTTTGATAATCAAGACTGGTTTTGACGTTTATCAACTTGTGGGAAATGCTCTCGTTGATATGTATGCTAAGCAGGGGAACATAGATGCTGCGGTTGAGGTGTTTAAGTGTATGTCAGACAAGGATGTTATCTCATGGACCTCCCTGATCACAGGCTATGTACGTAATGGCTCTCATGAAAAAGCACTTAGATTGTTCTGTGAGATGAGAACTGCAGGGATCTATCCCGACCAGTTTGTAATTGCCAGCGCTTTGAGTGCCTCTGCCGAACTGACAGTTCTGGAATTTGGCCAACAAATTCATGCAAACTTTATTAAGTCCGGCCTTCAAGCCTCCTTATCAGTAGATAATTCCTTTGTAGCAATGTATGCAAAATGTGGGTGCATAGAAGACGCCAATAAAGTTTTCGACTCTATGCAAGTTCAAGATGTGATTACTTGGACAGCTTTGATAGTTGGTTATGCCCAGAATGGAAGAGGAAAGGAGTCCCTAAAGTTTTATGATCAAATGATTTTAACTGGCGCAGAACCAGACTTCATTACCTTTATCGGCTTAATATTTGCTTGTAGCCATGCTGGTCTTCTGGAAAAAGGTCGGTACTACTTTGAATTGATGAGTAGGGTTTATGGAATACAACCAGGTTCGGAGCACTATGCGTGCATGATTGACCTCTTGGGGCGCTCAGGGAAGCTTAATGAGGCCGAAGCATTAGTAAATAAAATGGTTGTGGAACCGGATGGAACTGTATGGAAGGCACTGCTTGCTGCGTGTAGAGTACACGGGAACATAGAACTTGGAGAGCGGGCAGCAATGAACCTTTTCAAATTGGAACCTCTAAATGCTGTGCCTTATGTTCAGTTATCTAACATGTATTCTGCGGCTTCTAGATGGGAAGATGCTGCAAGAATCCGAAGATTGATGAAATCAAAGGGAATTCTTAAGGAGCCTGGATGCAGCTGGATTGAGACGAACAGCCAAGTGCATACCTTTATGTCTGAAGATAGAAGCCATTCGAGGACGGCTGAAATATATTCAAAGGTTGATGAGATCATGATGTTGATCAAGGAAGCTGGATACGTGCCAGATATGAATTTTGCGCTTCATGACATGGATAAAGAGGGTAAAGAGCTTGGCCTAGCGTATCACAGTGAGAAGTTGGCTGTTGCTTTCGGGCTTCTCACCACACCACCAGGGGCACCAATCCGAATTTTTAAGAATCTCCGGGTTTGTGGAGATTGCCATACTGCAATGAAATTTATATCAAAGGTCTATCTTCGGCATATTATATTAAGAGATTCTAACTGTTTTCATCATTTCAAAGAAGGGAACTGCTCTTGTGATGATTACTGGTAG